The following coding sequences are from one Acidimicrobiales bacterium window:
- a CDS encoding Lrp/AsnC family transcriptional regulator, with amino-acid sequence MPSIHLDAVDVRILEELQADGRLSNVALADAVGLSPSPCLRRVKRLEEAGIIAGYRAVVDREQVGLDLTVFVEVSVERHGGNTQERLEERFLALPEVVACHVVSGESDFLLEVVCRDLRDYDRFTREHLGTWPEISRVYSNFAISTVKAGGALPLRRSA; translated from the coding sequence ATGCCGAGCATCCATCTCGACGCCGTGGATGTGCGCATCCTGGAGGAGCTCCAGGCCGACGGACGTCTGTCCAACGTGGCCCTGGCCGATGCGGTGGGGCTCTCGCCGTCGCCCTGCCTGCGCCGGGTGAAGCGCCTCGAGGAGGCCGGGATCATCGCCGGCTACCGGGCGGTCGTGGACCGAGAGCAGGTGGGCCTCGACCTCACGGTCTTCGTGGAGGTCTCGGTCGAGCGCCACGGCGGGAACACCCAGGAGCGCCTGGAGGAGCGGTTCCTCGCGTTACCCGAGGTGGTGGCCTGCCACGTGGTCTCGGGCGAGTCGGATTTCCTGCTCGAGGTCGTGTGCCGGGACCTCCGCGACTACGACCGCTTCACCCGCGAGCACCTCGGCACCTGGCCGGAGATCTCTCGCGTCTACAGCAACTTCGCCATCTCCACCGTGAAGGCCGGCGGCGCCCTGCCCCTGCGACGGAGCGCCTGA